TCAGTCAGCAGTCTGAGACTAGTGTCCGACGGCTGATTGCCGTTATCAATCTGGAGTCCCGTACTCCCAGAGGGTCCTCAGGCGACTGTGGTCCAAATAAAGGTGGAACCGCGTGTCAACGTCCTTGCAAAGTTTTTTTGCGAGGGCTTTTTATTATAATGAATTCAGAAAATTCCCCTATATTCCTTTACCAAAGCGGTAAATTTCGTCTTTCATTTATTAGAAGTTCTAAAAGATAATCGGAGTCAGATAATGGCTAGTGTGAAAGAGAGGTGGCAAGATGGTTAAGCTAAAAGGTCTCAGGCAGATCAACCCCTATGTAGCGGGGGAGCAGCCCAATGAGCCAGACATGATTAAGCTCAATACCAATGAAAATGCTTATGGGCCAAGTCCTAAGGTGGCAGAGGCCCTGCAGAACTTTGATGCCCAGGACTTGCGCAAGTATTCCAGTTTGGATCAGGCGGAGCTCTGTCAGGCTTTGGCGACAAACTTGGGTGTATCACCCGACCAGCTTATTATTGGTAACGGCAGCGACGACATCTTGTCCATGGCTTTCCTGGCTTTCTTTAACAGCGGCGAGTCGGTCTTATTTCCGGATTTGACCTATGGTTTTTACAAGGTCTGGGCGGACCTCTACCACGTGCCTTTTCGAGAAATCCCTCTGACAGCTGATTTTGAGGTCCATCCCTCCGACTATTTTGGAGACAATGGCGGCATTATCCTAGCCAATCCCAATGCTCCGACGGGGATGTATCTACCACTTGATCAGTTGGAGGAAATTCTGGCGTCCAATCAGGATGTGGTAGTGGTGGTGGATGAGGCCTATATTCACTTTGGCGGTCAATCTGCCCTGTCTCTGCTAGACACCTATCCCAACCTCTTTATCACACGGACCTTTTCCAAGGATGCGGCCTTGGCTGGTCTGCGGGTGGGCTACGGCATCGGCCATCCAGACTTAATAGCTGTCATGAAAGCTGTCAAGGACTCCATCAATCCTTACTCAGTGGATATGTTAGCAGAGCGCTTAGCCCTTGCTGCGGTGGAAGATTGGGATTATTATCTCGAGACCGGCAGAGCCATTCAAGAGACCCGAGATTGGTTTGCTGGGGAATTGGCTGCGCTGGATTTCCAAGTCCTGCCTAGTCAGACCAACTTTGTCCTAGCCCAGCCTACTAGAATTTCTGCAGCAGAGCTTTTCCAGCAGCTAGAACAGCGTCGGATTTATGTGCGGTATTTTCCAAAAGCAGAGCGAATCAAAGACTTTCTGCGCATCTCTATCGGACAGCGAGAAGAGATGGAAAAAGTCCTGGCAGCCATCAAGGAAATTTGCAGCAGCTGAGAGTTTGACTCAAAGCCAGCCAGTGTAAGAATAGAGCAAGAAAGGAAAGCAGCCTATGAATAAAATCACCCTTCCGATTGGCATGCATGACAAGCTTTTCAAGAGGGCGCGTGTGACTTACGAGATTGAGCGGGACATCAGTGATTTTCTGATGGCTCAGGGCTTCAATCGGATTGACACACCGACTTTGGAGCACTTCGAGGTCTTCAGTGACCATGTGGAGCCCCATCATTATCATCTTTTCGATAAAAAAGGCGAGCTACTAGTGCTACGGCCAGATGTGACCAGCCAGATTGGTCGGGTTATTGCTTCGACAAGGGTGCATACGCCGACCAAGTTTTCCTATTCGGGCAAGGTCTTTCACTATCAAGAAGAGCTGCGCGGTCTTGCCAACGAGCTCAGTCAAGCAGGTATTGAGATTATCGGCTATCCAGTTCGCGATGCGGTGCTTGAGGCTATCAAGACAGCCAAACAGTCGCTGGATTTGGCGCAGGTTAAGTCTTATCAGTTCGAGTTTTCCCATGCAGCAATCCTGCAGACAATTCTAGAGAGTCTGGCCTTGGATTCGCAGGAGGAGGCCCAGCTGCTAGATTATATTCGCAAGAAAAATAGGACGGGGATCTTTGAATTTACCCAGACCAGATCGAGTGAATTTGATGATTTTTTGCAGGAGCTGCCCTATTTGTTTGGTCCTAGCCAACAGGTTTTAGCTAGGGCTAGAGAGATAGTTGACAACGAGCGGATATTGACATCTTTAGATGATGTGGAGCAAGTTTTGCAGAGCCTATCAGGCTTGCTGGATCAGACAACTATGGACTTGGGACAGGTGGCGACCATGCCTTACTATACCGGCCTGACCTTCAAGGTCTTTGGCGACCGAGTACCAGATGCCTTTCTATCTGGTGGGCGCTATGACCAGCTTTTCAAGCGCTTCGGGGCAGCAGAGCTGACAGCTATCGGCTGGTCCCTTGACATTGACAGTGTCTATCAGGCCATTCATGATGACCTGCCGGACGAGGGCAGAAAGGAAGGTGATGCCAGATGAGTCAGATTACCATTGCCCTGACCAAGGGGCGGATTGAGGAAGATACGGTCAAGCTCCTGACCAAGGCTGGCTTTGATATGTCCTTCATGGCAGACAAGGGGCGCAGTTTGATTTTTGAAAGTCCAGACAGTCGCTTTCGCTTTCTTTTGGTCAAAGGGCCTGACGTGACGACCTATGTACGCCATGGAGTCGCTGATTTGGGCATTGTCGGCAAGGATATTCTCTTTGAGCATCCGACCGGCTATCTGGAGCTGCTGGATCTGAACTTTGGCCTTTGTAAATTCTCACTGGCCTCGGTACCCAGCTATGACCCTCATGATCACAAGCGCAAGCGGATTGCGACCAAGTACCCGACTGTGGCAACTGATTATTTTAATCAAAAGGGGGAAGATGTGGAAATCATCTCCATTCAAGGCAGCGTGGAGATTTCACCGGTGCTGGGTCTGGCGGATGCCATTGTCGATATTGTGGAGACGGGGCATACCCTGTCAGCTAACGGCCTGCTGGTTTTTGAAGACATTTGTCGGGTGTCAGCCCGGCTCATTGCTAATCAGGCTTCCCTGAAAAATAACCCTGATATCATGCCTTTTGTGGCAAAGATTGAATCCCTAGTAGGAAGAAGAGAGGTGGCTTTTAAATGACAATTATCAAACGTTTAAGCGGAAGTAACGAAGAAATTTCACGGATTTTATACGAAGAGCAGCTGCAGCTCAGTCAGCAAAACTTAGATGTGGAAGAAGCGGTGGCTGAGATTATTGAAAGAGTCAAACAAGACGGTGACCAAGCTTTAAGAGACTATACCATGCTTTTTGACAAGGTTGAGGTGACAGACTTTGAAATTGGGCAGGAGCTAATTGACAAGGCCTTTGAGGAGATTGACCCAGAGGTCTTGGCTGCCCTGAAAAATGCCCAAGCTAATATTGAATCTTACCACCGCCAGCAGTTGGAGACTGGTTTTGAGGATAGTCCCAGTGAGGGAGTTATCCGTGGTCAGTTGATTCGGCCGATTGAGCGGGTCGGCACCTATGTACCAGGCGGCACCGCAGCCTATCCTTCCTCCGTCCTCATGAATGTTATCCCAGCCAAGATTGCCGGTGTCAAAGAAATCATCATGATTACACCACCCCAGGAGCATTTTACTCCAGCGATTTTGGTTGCAGCCAAGCTGGCTGGTGTCGATCGGATTTTCCAAATTGGCGGAGCCCAAGGTGTAGCAGCTCTGGCTTATGGAACTGAGAGCATTCCCAAGGTGGATAAGATAACTGGACCGGGCAATATCTTTGTGGCTACGGCTAAGAAGATGGTCTATGGTGTCGTGGGAATTGACATGATTGCCGGTCCTTCGGAGATTGGGGTCATTGCGGATCGTTCAGCCAGTCCAGTCTATGTGGCTGCTGACCTTCTGTCGCAAGCTGAGCACGACAAGCTAGCTCGGGCTATTCTGGTGACCGACTCGGAGGAGCTGGCAGACCAAGTCGAAGCAGAGCTGGACAGACAGCTCAAAGAGCTACCGCGGGAGGAAATCGCGCGTGCTTCGATTGAGAACAACGGCCGCATCATCCTTGCGCCTTCTAAGGAAGCCATGTTTGAGCTTATGAATCAGGTGGCACCTGAGCATTTGGAGATTGCCATGGATAATGCTTACAGCTATCTGGATCAGGTTGAAAATGCCGGATCTGTCTTTCTGGGGCATTATACCAGTGAGCCAATTGGTGACTACTATGCGGGAGCTAATCACGTTTTACCGACAACCAGCACCAGCCGCTTTTCATCAGCTCTGGGAGTCTATGACTTTATCAAGCGCATCCAGTACACCCAGTACAGCCGTGCTGCTGTAGGAGCGGCTGACAAGGATATTACCAGTCTGGCCTATGCAGAAGGCCTGCAGGGACATGCCAAGGCCATCGAAGCCCGCAGACAGGAGAAATAGAAGGAGTTGCCATGAGACAAGCTGAAATCAAGCGTAAAACACAGGAGACCGATATTGAACTGGCTGTCAATCTTGATCAACAGGAGCCGGTAGCTATCGAGACCGGTGTCGGATTCTTTGACCACATGCTGACCCTTTTTGCCCGCCACAGTCGGATTTCTCTGACGGTCAAGGCCGAAGGCGATCTTTGGGTGGACAGCCACCATACGGTTGAGGATGTAGGCATCGTGCTGGGCCAGGCTCTGCGTCAGGCTTTGGGAGACAAGGCAGGTATCAACCGCTACGGCACTAGCTTTGTGCCCATGGACGAAACGCTAGGCATGGCCAGTCTGGATCTATCTGGTCGCTCCTATCTGGTCTTTGAGGCGGATTTTGACAATCCCAAGCTTGGGAATTTTGACACCGAGCTGGTGGAGGAATTTTTCCAAGCCCTAGCCTTTAATCTGCAGATGAATCTGCACCTGAAAATCCTTCATGGCAAGAACAGCCACCACAAGGCGGAAAGCCTCTTTAAAGCGACTGGACGAGCTCTGCGGGAGGCTATTACGATCAATCCAGAGATTCATGGAGTCAACTCCACCAAGGGCTTACTCTAGCTTGTCTTTCTGTGTGAAAGGAGTTGATGTAGAGATGATGATTGTCATTGACTATGACGCGGGAAATACTGCCAATGTCCTCCGCGCTCTGGCTCAGGTCGGTGTAGCAGCACGCCTGTCAGCTAATCCGCAGGAAATTTTAGCTGCCGATGGCTTGATTTTACCAGGTGTCGGTGCTTTTCCTGCGGCTATGCAGGAGTTGGAAAGGCGAGGGCTGGTCTCCGTTATCCAGCAGGCTGTGGCTGATGGCAAGCCTCTCTTGGGCATTTGCTTAGGCATGCAGCTCCTGCTGGAGTCTGGATTGGAGAATGGTCAAAGTTCTGGACTGGGCTTGATTCCCGGTGTTTGCCGTAGGATTCCGGACCAGGCTAGTCTGCCTGTGCCTCACATGGGCTGGAATGATTTAGAGGTCCAGCAGTCGTCTGCTTTGACAGCTGGTCTAGAGGGCCAGTCAGTCTATTTTGTCCACAGCTACTATACAGATGTTCCGGAGGAGTACTTGGATGTGACGGCTGATTATGGGCGACCAATCCCAGCTATGATTCACCGAGGGTCGGTTTTTGGCTGCCAGTTTCACCCAGAAAAGTCTGGTGCTGTCGGTCTCGGTATCCTAGAGAAGTTTAAGGAGTATGTCTATGAAAATACTGCCCGCTATTGATATCAAAGACGGCCAGGCCGTCCGCCTTTTTAAAGGGGATTTTAGCCAGAAGACGGTGGTCAATCCCGATGTCTTGGAGCAAGCTCGAGTTTTCAAAGAAGCTGGGGTTACCATGATTCATGTGGTTGACTTGGACGGAGCCTTAGAAGGTCGGGCGGCCAATCGAGATTTGATTGCCCAGATTAAAGCGGAGACTGGTCTAGCCATCCAAGTCGGGGGCGGCATTCGCAGTCTGGATCAGATTGAAGATTACTTAGCAGTTGGCATTGACCGTGTCATCATCGGCTCTATGGCTGTTAAGAATCCTGATTTTGTTAAGGAAGCGCTGGAGCGCTTTGGAAGCAGCAAAATCGTGATTGGCATTGATGCGAAAGAGGGTCTAGTTGCGACTGAGGGTTGGCTGGAAACTAGCAATCAGGACTATATCAGCCTAGCATTGGCCATGGAAAAAATCGGCGTTCGCCTCTTCGTCTATACAGATGTGGACCGAGACGGGACTCTGACTGGCCCTAATATCCAGCATTATCAAAAATTGCTGGCGTCCCTCAAGCATGCTCAAGTCATTGCCTCTGGCGGCATTCAGTCAGCAGAGGATTTGGAAGAGCTGAAAAAGCTGGGCTTGGCTGGTGCCATTGTTGGCAAGGCCTATTACAGTGGACGAGTCAGCCTAGATCAGATCAAGGAAGCAGAAAGGGGCTAGCCATGCTGAAAAAACGAATCATTCCCTGTCTGGATGTCAAGGACGGCCGGGTGGTCAAGGGTATCAACTTTGTCAATCTGACTGATGTGGGCGATCCAGTTGATGCGGCCAAGGCCTACTATGAAGCCGGCTGCGATGAGTTGGTCTTTCTGGACATTACAGCCACCCACGAGGAGCGGGACACGACGGTCGAGATGGTCCGGCGCGTGGCGGAGCAGGTTTTCATTCCCTTTACCGTTGGGGGCGGCATTCGTACGGTTGAGGACATGAAGCGGATGTTACAGGCTGGGGCGGATAAGGTTGCGGTTAATTCATCAGCACTGGCAAATCCTCAGCTTTTAGCTGACTGCGCTGAGAAATTCGGCAGCCAATGTGTGGTGCTGGCTGTGGATGCTAAGAAAGAAGCGGATGGTAGCTGGCATGTCTATCTGGCTGGCGGCCGCAAGGACAGCGGTCGCGACCTGTTAGATTGGGTTCAAGAAGCTGTCGGTCTCGGAGCGGGGGAAATTCTTTTGACCAGTATGGATAAGGATGGGACCAAGTCTGGTTTTGACTTGCCAATGCTGGAAGCCGTCTCTCAAGTGGTTTCCGTTCCTATCATCGCCTCTGGTGGTGCTGGCAGTAGCCAGCATATCCTAGAAGTTTTTGAAAAGACTGCAGCGACGGGTGCCTTGGCAGCCTCGATTTTCCATTATGGTCAGGTCTCCATCGCTGAAACCAAAAAAGCCATGCTGGAAGCTGGATTGGAGGTGCGCATCTGATGACAGAAGTAAAGTTAGATTTTCAAAAGCAAGGTGGTCTCGTACCTGCCATTATCTTAGACCACACCAGCAAAGAAGTCCTCATGCTAGCCTATCTCAATGAAGAAGCCTACCAGCTGACACGCACCAGCGGTCAGATGTGGTACTGGAGCCGGTCACGTCAGGAGCTTTGGCATAAGGGAGCCACCAGTGGCCACTACCAGACTGTCAAAAAAATCACAGCTGACTGCGACCTAGATACCCTGCTGATCGAGGTAGACCAGCTGGGAGCAGCCTGCCATACCGGTGCCAAATCCTGCTTTTTCCATAAAATTTGGGATGAGGAAGACAGCAAAACTGACTAAAAGCTCCCTTGCTTTACTTT
This window of the Streptococcus sanguinis genome carries:
- the hisC gene encoding histidinol-phosphate transaminase, whose amino-acid sequence is MVKLKGLRQINPYVAGEQPNEPDMIKLNTNENAYGPSPKVAEALQNFDAQDLRKYSSLDQAELCQALATNLGVSPDQLIIGNGSDDILSMAFLAFFNSGESVLFPDLTYGFYKVWADLYHVPFREIPLTADFEVHPSDYFGDNGGIILANPNAPTGMYLPLDQLEEILASNQDVVVVVDEAYIHFGGQSALSLLDTYPNLFITRTFSKDAALAGLRVGYGIGHPDLIAVMKAVKDSINPYSVDMLAERLALAAVEDWDYYLETGRAIQETRDWFAGELAALDFQVLPSQTNFVLAQPTRISAAELFQQLEQRRIYVRYFPKAERIKDFLRISIGQREEMEKVLAAIKEICSS
- a CDS encoding ATP phosphoribosyltransferase regulatory subunit — its product is MNKITLPIGMHDKLFKRARVTYEIERDISDFLMAQGFNRIDTPTLEHFEVFSDHVEPHHYHLFDKKGELLVLRPDVTSQIGRVIASTRVHTPTKFSYSGKVFHYQEELRGLANELSQAGIEIIGYPVRDAVLEAIKTAKQSLDLAQVKSYQFEFSHAAILQTILESLALDSQEEAQLLDYIRKKNRTGIFEFTQTRSSEFDDFLQELPYLFGPSQQVLARAREIVDNERILTSLDDVEQVLQSLSGLLDQTTMDLGQVATMPYYTGLTFKVFGDRVPDAFLSGGRYDQLFKRFGAAELTAIGWSLDIDSVYQAIHDDLPDEGRKEGDAR
- the hisG gene encoding ATP phosphoribosyltransferase, whose amino-acid sequence is MSQITIALTKGRIEEDTVKLLTKAGFDMSFMADKGRSLIFESPDSRFRFLLVKGPDVTTYVRHGVADLGIVGKDILFEHPTGYLELLDLNFGLCKFSLASVPSYDPHDHKRKRIATKYPTVATDYFNQKGEDVEIISIQGSVEISPVLGLADAIVDIVETGHTLSANGLLVFEDICRVSARLIANQASLKNNPDIMPFVAKIESLVGRREVAFK
- the hisD gene encoding histidinol dehydrogenase, translated to MTIIKRLSGSNEEISRILYEEQLQLSQQNLDVEEAVAEIIERVKQDGDQALRDYTMLFDKVEVTDFEIGQELIDKAFEEIDPEVLAALKNAQANIESYHRQQLETGFEDSPSEGVIRGQLIRPIERVGTYVPGGTAAYPSSVLMNVIPAKIAGVKEIIMITPPQEHFTPAILVAAKLAGVDRIFQIGGAQGVAALAYGTESIPKVDKITGPGNIFVATAKKMVYGVVGIDMIAGPSEIGVIADRSASPVYVAADLLSQAEHDKLARAILVTDSEELADQVEAELDRQLKELPREEIARASIENNGRIILAPSKEAMFELMNQVAPEHLEIAMDNAYSYLDQVENAGSVFLGHYTSEPIGDYYAGANHVLPTTSTSRFSSALGVYDFIKRIQYTQYSRAAVGAADKDITSLAYAEGLQGHAKAIEARRQEK
- the hisB gene encoding imidazoleglycerol-phosphate dehydratase HisB; its protein translation is MRQAEIKRKTQETDIELAVNLDQQEPVAIETGVGFFDHMLTLFARHSRISLTVKAEGDLWVDSHHTVEDVGIVLGQALRQALGDKAGINRYGTSFVPMDETLGMASLDLSGRSYLVFEADFDNPKLGNFDTELVEEFFQALAFNLQMNLHLKILHGKNSHHKAESLFKATGRALREAITINPEIHGVNSTKGLL
- the hisH gene encoding imidazole glycerol phosphate synthase subunit HisH, with protein sequence MMIVIDYDAGNTANVLRALAQVGVAARLSANPQEILAADGLILPGVGAFPAAMQELERRGLVSVIQQAVADGKPLLGICLGMQLLLESGLENGQSSGLGLIPGVCRRIPDQASLPVPHMGWNDLEVQQSSALTAGLEGQSVYFVHSYYTDVPEEYLDVTADYGRPIPAMIHRGSVFGCQFHPEKSGAVGLGILEKFKEYVYENTARY
- the hisA gene encoding 1-(5-phosphoribosyl)-5-[(5-phosphoribosylamino)methylideneamino]imidazole-4-carboxamide isomerase, giving the protein MKILPAIDIKDGQAVRLFKGDFSQKTVVNPDVLEQARVFKEAGVTMIHVVDLDGALEGRAANRDLIAQIKAETGLAIQVGGGIRSLDQIEDYLAVGIDRVIIGSMAVKNPDFVKEALERFGSSKIVIGIDAKEGLVATEGWLETSNQDYISLALAMEKIGVRLFVYTDVDRDGTLTGPNIQHYQKLLASLKHAQVIASGGIQSAEDLEELKKLGLAGAIVGKAYYSGRVSLDQIKEAERG
- the hisF gene encoding imidazole glycerol phosphate synthase subunit HisF → MLKKRIIPCLDVKDGRVVKGINFVNLTDVGDPVDAAKAYYEAGCDELVFLDITATHEERDTTVEMVRRVAEQVFIPFTVGGGIRTVEDMKRMLQAGADKVAVNSSALANPQLLADCAEKFGSQCVVLAVDAKKEADGSWHVYLAGGRKDSGRDLLDWVQEAVGLGAGEILLTSMDKDGTKSGFDLPMLEAVSQVVSVPIIASGGAGSSQHILEVFEKTAATGALAASIFHYGQVSIAETKKAMLEAGLEVRI
- the hisI gene encoding phosphoribosyl-AMP cyclohydrolase produces the protein MTEVKLDFQKQGGLVPAIILDHTSKEVLMLAYLNEEAYQLTRTSGQMWYWSRSRQELWHKGATSGHYQTVKKITADCDLDTLLIEVDQLGAACHTGAKSCFFHKIWDEEDSKTD